The Danio rerio strain Tuebingen ecotype United States chromosome 1, GRCz12tu, whole genome shotgun sequence genome includes a region encoding these proteins:
- the chst12b.6 gene encoding carbohydrate sulfotransferase 12-like — MQKLHQRCLLLGAVFITMFFIVVFWDEVRVGPNHRASSKHLAQFKLRQAHRKHLIKELCSANRSLNYRQKSFTFDQIPNKALHHLIVDDHHRVIYCYVPKVACTNWKRVMFALSQNLKAPDGAPYLDLLDIPLEIIHNSTVHKTFSKLWMRHGRYARPLMHHKLKNYTKFLFVRDPFVRLISAYRDKLMKPDEYFYTHYGSTMLQRYANISQPPDSAQEAFRAGIRPSFIHFIQYLLDPKTEKEEPFNEHWQQMHRLCHPCQIDYDFIGKLETLDEDTEHLLKILGLDKHIHFPPGYENRTAVDWEKEWFANISVADRRKLYSLYETDFKLFGYDKPETLLNE; from the coding sequence ATGCAGAAGCTCCATCAGCGTTGTTTACTTTTGGGAGCAGTATTCATCACAAtgttttttattgtagttttctGGGATGAGGTGAGAGTTGGGCCTAACCACAGGGCTTCATCAAAACATCTTGCACAGTTTAAACTGCGTCAAGCACATCGTAAGCATCTAATAAAAGAGCTTTGCTCAGCCAATAGAAGCTTGAATTACAGACAGAAATCATTCACATTTGACCAGATTCCCAACAAAGCTCTGCACCATCTCATTGTGGACGATCATCACCGTGTGATTTACTGTTATGTACCCAAGGTAGCTTGTACTAACTGGAAACGAGTCATGTTTGCCCTCAGCCAGAACCTGAAGGCACCTGATGGAGCTCCATATCTGGATCTTCTTGACATACCATTAGAGATAATCCATAATTCTACAGTGCATAAGACATTTAGCAAGTTATGGATGCGTCATGGCCGATACGCTCGTCCTCTGATGCATCACAAGCTGAAGAACTACACTAAGTTCCTCTTTGTGCGGGATCCTTTTGTGCGCCTTATTTCTGCTTATCGAGACAAGCTTATGAAGCCAGATGAGTACTTCTACACCCATTATGGCTCCACAATGCTTCAGCGTTATGCTAATATTTCTCAGCCCCCTGATTCGGCTCAAGAGGCCTTCAGAGCAGGTATCAGACCATCCTTCATTCACTTTATTCAGTATCTGCTAGATCCAAAGACTGAGAAGGAGGAGCCATTCAATGAGCATTGGCAGCAAATGCACAGACTTTGTCATCCATGTCAAATTGACTATGACTTTATTGGGAAGCTAGAAACTCTTGATGAGGACACAGAACATTTGCTGAAGATTCTTGGACTGGATAAACATATTCACTTTCCTCCAGGATATGAGAACAGGACTGCGGTAGACTGGGAGAAAGAATGGTTTGCTAACATTTCAGTAGCAGACAGGAGAAAGCTGTACAGTCTTTATGAAACCGACTTTAAGTTATTTGGATATGATAAACCTGAGACACTTCTGAATGAGTGA
- the chst12b.5 gene encoding carbohydrate sulfotransferase 12-like: MQKLHRHCLLLGAVFITMSFIVVFRDEVRVWPPYLRTNHRASSKHLAQFKLRQAHRKHLINELCSANSSLNYRQKSFTFDQIPDSSLNHLIVDDHHRVIYCYVPKVACSNWKRVMFALSQNLKAPDGAPYLDPHDMPLKIIHNSTVHNTFKKLWMRHGRYARPLMHQKLKNYTKFLFVRDPFVRLISAYRDKIAEPNEYYYYKFGSMILQRYANISQPPTLAPEAFRAGIRPSFNHFIKYLLDPQTEKEKPFDEHWQQIHRLCHPCQIDYDFIGKLETLDEDTEHLLKILGLDKHIHFPPGYENRTAVDWEQEWFANISLADRRELYSLYETDFKLFGYDKPETLLNE, translated from the coding sequence ATGCAGAAGCTCCATCGGCATTGTTTACTTTTGGGAGCAGTATTCATCACAATGTCTTTTATTGTAGTTTTCAGGGATGAGGTGAGAGTTTGGCCGCCTTACCTCAGGACTAACCACAGGGCTTCATCAAAACATCTTGCACAGTTCAAACTGCGTCAAGCACATCGTAAGCATCTAataaatgagctttgctcagccaatAGCAGCTTGAATTACAGACAGAAATCATTCACATTTGACCAGATCCCTGACAGTTCTCTAAACCATCTCATTGTGGACGATCATCACCGTGTTATTTACTGTTATGTACCCAAGGTAGCTTGTTCTAACTGGAAACGAGTCATGTTTGCCCTCAGCCAGAACCTGAAGGCACCTGATGGAGCTCCATATCTAGATCCTCATGACATGCCATTAAAGATAATCCATAATTCAACAGtgcataatacatttaaaaagttatgGATGCGCCATGGCCGATACGCTCGTCCTCTGATGCATCAAAAGCTGAAGAACTACACTAAGTTCCTCTTTGTGCGGGATCCTTTTGTGCGCCTTATTTCTGCTTATCGAGACAAGATTGCTGAGCCTAATGAGTATTACTACTACAAATTTGGCTCCATGATTCTTCAGCGTTATGCTAATATTTCTCAGCCCCCTACTTTGGCTCCAGAGGCCTTCAGAGCAGGTATCAGACCATCCTTCAATCACTTTATTAAGTATCTGTTAGATCCACAGACTGAGAAGGAGAAGCCATTTGATGAGCATTGGCAGCAGATTCACAGACTTTGCCATCCATGTCAAATTGACTATGACTTTATTGGGAAGCTAGAAACTCTTGATGAGGACACAGAACATTTGCTGAAGATTCTTGGACTGGATAAACATATTCACTTTCCTCCAGGATATGAGAACAGGACTGCGGTAGACTGGGAGCAAGAATGGTTTGCAAACATTTCCTTAGCTGACAGAAGAGAGCTGTACAGTCTTTATGAAACCGACTTTAAGTTATTTGGATATGATAAACCTGAGACACTTCTGAATGAGTGA